TAAAAGCCTTGCAATGCAAGGCTTTTATTAAAAAAAAGGAGCGCAACGCGCTCCTTTTTTTAATCACGATATTGCTGCAATTCAGACTTTAGCTGAGCAATTTCGGCGCGAAGGTTATCAATAGTTTCTTGCAACTCATCGGGTTCAATATCACTATCATCGGTAGTAATGTTTCCCTTTTGTTGTTCGGCTTTTTCTAAGACGGTTTCGACGAAAATACGAATCTGTTCCCGTTGCTCGGCATCAAATTTACCTAAAGCGCTAAGGGCCTCAGTTACAGTTTCTTCAATGCGATCAATTACAGCCTCAGCCGTGGCTCTACCAATAAAGAAAGCGTCTAATGGTGATTTGCTCATGTTTTTTAATTATTGGGCTTAATTATTTTGAAGCTGTTTGTTTGATATCTACATCATCATAACAAACCTGAAAAGCATAGACAGTACATCAGAGGCTATATGCTCTAGAAAGGTGCTTTAATTTTAGGCTCTTTGTAATCTAACTCCTTCAACTTCTTAAGAATACGGCTAAAGTAGTCCTGCATATAGGCTTCAAGAGTAGTCATATCTTCTTCTTCCAAGCCAAAGATTTTGTAAGTTTCCTTCATGTCAGCATCAAGAGGAATGCCACTAGCGAGAACTTCGGCATAGGTCATGCGCTCCGCAAAACTCCAACCCCATTCAAAACCCAGAGCAACCTTACGCGCAAAGCGTAATAATCCAAGGGGCATGTTGGCGGTTCTGCGGGTACGCCCTGACATTCTTTCGCAAAGTTTGATAATTTCACTGGGTTGCCATGCTTTGGACCCAGCGATCGCAAAGGATTGACGCTCAGTTTCTTTAACAGTCAAGGCGCGAATAGCAAACTTGGCGATGTCTTGAGTGTTCATATAAGCGATCGGTGAGGATTCGCCACCAATCCAGATTGTTTGATTTTCAAGGATGGGGATCGCATATTCACCAATCAGGTTTTGGAAAAATCCACAGGGCTTGAGGATGGTGTAGTTAAGATCGGTAGATGCTAAAAATTTTTCGGTGCAGTATTTAATGTCCATAAGGGGGACGTTAGGATATTTCTCGGCGTTGAGAATTGAGAAAAATACGAATCGCTCAACCTTAGCGCGTTCAGCAGCTTGGATCAGTGAGACTTTACCGAGCCAATCTACATCTCGAATTCTGAGTGATCCCGTGGCACGAGTTGTGGCTGCGTCAATAACTTCGGTAACCCCTTCTAATGCATCATCCAAACTTTGAGGATTATTCAGATTGCCTGCTACTAAGTCGGCTCCCCATTCTCTGAGGAAGTTTGCTTTTTTGGGATAACGAACAAAACATTTGACTTTCAGCCCCCGATCTAGTGCGTGACGGGTGATTTGACGACCTAATGTACCTGTCGCACCAACGATCAGTAAGCTCATAAAATTTTTTTATTAAATTGACTTTGTAAACATATATAAATCTAACAGATATTTGGTGACAACTTTTGGTAAGCAATATCAGCGATCGCGATATCTATCTATAGACAGTAAAAACCAAAAATAGGAAAGTGGCGCTTTGCACTGCCTCCCTATTTTTGTGTTCTTTCCTGTCTAATTAATTTGTAAATGAATATTACAAAAATACTGGCTAGCAAGAAGAATTATTGAGAACCAGCAACGACCTTAAGTGGCTGCTGTAGTCTAAAAACTATATAGGTATCAGAATTTTTTATTTAACAGTCGGTATTTTCAAAATGTATAACAAATCCACTAAAGATCCAGTAGTTGCCGCAGTTACAGCAGGTTTAGGAGCAGGTGCAGTTGCTTGTTTTAGTGTCAGCCAAGGACAAAATGTTCTGGTAGCGATCGGTTTAACTGTTTTTGCAACTACAGTTGCTTTAATTGTCGATCGCTTGTTTTTTAACTAAAATCAATACCCATGAATAAAATAATAGAGGCATGCAAAACATGCCTCTATTATTTTGAATTAGCGAATTTGTATCTATAGGAATAGCTGGGAAATTGAGTACTGAACTTAAAAAATTTGTAATGTGGGGCAGCTATTGCGATAACGTCCTCGAAAAACGTGTGCCCTTTCGTCAAGCCCATCTTGATAATCTTAAAGCCTTACATGAGGTTGGGACATTGCTAACAGTGGGACCTACCCAAGATGTGACCAAAGTATTTGCAGTATATGTCGCGACTGATATGGCAACAGCAAGGAATTTGGTAGAGTCAGATCCCTATTGGCAAAATGGCATTTGGACAGATTACGAAATCCATGAGTGGATTCAGGTTTACTAAAGAAGAAAAGGGCGCTTTGCGTCCTTTTCTTCTTTAGGATTCTTTAGGATCAGGATCTTCGTCATTGCTACTTGCCACAAAATGATTGAAAAGAATTCTGCTAGTACCTGCGATCGGTGGGGCAATGATTGCGCCTACTACCCCAAAAATCTCGGCTCCCACAATAATTGAAAGCAAAAGCTCAAAGGGATCGAGATTTAAGTAAGGCGCAACTAACCAAGGCTGAAGAATAAAAGCCTCGATTTGTTGGAGTGCAAAGCAAATAAATAGGGCGATCGCACCTCTATTAAAATCCACACCCCAAGCCGCAATAAAAATCGCGACTAGCGCCACTAGCCCACCGATATAAGGAATTAAATTAGCGATCGCCACTAATAGCCCTAAGGCTCCTGCATAGGGAATTCCAAAAATAGAGAGCGTTAAATATGTGCAGAAACCAAGCAAGCTAGATGTGCCAACTCTTCCGACCACATAGGCTCCCAGACATCTAGTAATTGGCGGGATAAGAATTTCAACCTGTTGGCGAATTTCCTTAGAAAAAGGACGTAAGCACCTTCGCACCAGACTATCGGAATTGATCACCATATAAGCAGCAATCAACATACTTAAAATACCCAAGCCGATCGCATTGACAATTTGTAAGGTAAACACAAAAGTTTGACCAACAAGGTCTTTGCCAAAATTTTGGGCTTGATCGATTAATGGCTGCGTTTGTAAAATGCGCCTGAGTTCATCTGGGCTAAAATTTAACAGTCCGCCTTTAGGCAATTGAATTTGCTCTAATAAGTTTGGTAACTTAATAAAAAATTGCCCCAGTTCTAAAATAATCTGCGGTGCTGGAGCGATCGCTAAAACGATCACTACTAATAAGAACAAATAGAGTGTTACCACAGCCCACACTCGATTTAAGCCAAATTTCCAGCGATTAAACCTAAAGCGAAAACGGGATATCTGCTCAACGATTGGTGTAATTGCTCCTGCTAAAAACACACTAGTTAGCAATAATTGCAAAGTTTGTTGTAATCGGAAGGCAAGATAAATCGCAACAGCAATGATGACAATGCGCTTTAGATATTTACTAAAAAAATTTCTGCCATTTAACACAGTTGGCTCTTGTCTTCTCAGAATTACAGTTTATTGAGGCTTTCGCGTAGTTCAGAGATATTTTGAATGTCGGCGCAGAGCGCCGACATTCAAAATATCTCTAGGTTTTAAGTCAGCGCAGAGCGCTGTATTCTTTAGGCGGCTTCAGCAGACTTGAAACTTTAGCAAAGAACTTGATTTCTTGCTTAGTTTATGTGACTGACCGTTATCACAAGAAAGCATCGCTTCCGTCCACCTCTACATATAATTACCATAGCAAGCCACTCAATTACTAAAAATTTCACATGAACTATGGGTATGAAGCGATCGCGATCGGGCGACGTATTTTATTAGAACTGTTTCGCACATATCGTACTTTACTCTTGTGGGTGATCTTTCCCATTTCCATGCTGTTACTAAACGGGTTTGTCTTAGCAGAAGGTTCAAAAATCACGACGGTTGAATCCTTTAAACTAGCGGCTCCTGCGACTTTAATTGGCTCAGCATTGTTTTTTAGTTGTCTGGGCGGCACGATGTCCACGATTGTCTCCGAGCGCGAAAGCCTCACGATTAAGCGTTTATTAATTTCGCCGATTAATGGGATTTCTTACTTTCTCGGTATTTTCTTCGCCTATGCAGCGATCGGGATTGGACAAACCTTAATCATTTATACGATTGCGGCATTTTGGGAAGTACGTTTTAG
This genomic stretch from Pseudanabaena galeata CCNP1313 harbors:
- a CDS encoding AI-2E family transporter → MLNGRNFFSKYLKRIVIIAVAIYLAFRLQQTLQLLLTSVFLAGAITPIVEQISRFRFRFNRWKFGLNRVWAVVTLYLFLLVVIVLAIAPAPQIILELGQFFIKLPNLLEQIQLPKGGLLNFSPDELRRILQTQPLIDQAQNFGKDLVGQTFVFTLQIVNAIGLGILSMLIAAYMVINSDSLVRRCLRPFSKEIRQQVEILIPPITRCLGAYVVGRVGTSSLLGFCTYLTLSIFGIPYAGALGLLVAIANLIPYIGGLVALVAIFIAAWGVDFNRGAIALFICFALQQIEAFILQPWLVAPYLNLDPFELLLSIIVGAEIFGVVGAIIAPPIAGTSRILFNHFVASSNDEDPDPKES
- a CDS encoding DUF6825 family protein, whose translation is MSKSPLDAFFIGRATAEAVIDRIEETVTEALSALGKFDAEQREQIRIFVETVLEKAEQQKGNITTDDSDIEPDELQETIDNLRAEIAQLKSELQQYRD
- a CDS encoding YciI family protein — translated: MWGSYCDNVLEKRVPFRQAHLDNLKALHEVGTLLTVGPTQDVTKVFAVYVATDMATARNLVESDPYWQNGIWTDYEIHEWIQVY
- a CDS encoding NmrA family NAD(P)-binding protein, producing MSLLIVGATGTLGRQITRHALDRGLKVKCFVRYPKKANFLREWGADLVAGNLNNPQSLDDALEGVTEVIDAATTRATGSLRIRDVDWLGKVSLIQAAERAKVERFVFFSILNAEKYPNVPLMDIKYCTEKFLASTDLNYTILKPCGFFQNLIGEYAIPILENQTIWIGGESSPIAYMNTQDIAKFAIRALTVKETERQSFAIAGSKAWQPSEIIKLCERMSGRTRRTANMPLGLLRFARKVALGFEWGWSFAERMTYAEVLASGIPLDADMKETYKIFGLEEEDMTTLEAYMQDYFSRILKKLKELDYKEPKIKAPF
- a CDS encoding ABC transporter permease, coding for MNYGYEAIAIGRRILLELFRTYRTLLLWVIFPISMLLLNGFVLAEGSKITTVESFKLAAPATLIGSALFFSCLGGTMSTIVSERESLTIKRLLISPINGISYFLGIFFAYAAIGIGQTLIIYTIAAFWEVRFSGSISLGIFVILASIGSYVGMGFVIATKFARKVEDVNSLVAGVGVPLLILGGAFFPTTFLSKDLLLITQFNPVYHMSEAFTALSTDSKTLTSPEMIIHFRFLIGFFVVAIASGWLTYKRMLQNESHL